One Micromonospora craniellae genomic region harbors:
- a CDS encoding acetolactate synthase large subunit gives MTRPTPETLAHSARRARSAAETTDAARAAAPTPAVRPTQAQAQVSGAGSLVRSLEALGVDVVFGIPGGAILPAYDPLYDSTVRHILVRHEQGAGHAATGYAQATGRVGVCIATSGPGATNLVTPIADAYMDSVPLVAITGQVARPSIGTDAFQEADIQGITLPVTKHNFLVQNATEIPRVLAEAFHLASTGRPGPVLVDIPKDVLQAPTTFAWPPTLDLPGYRPTLHPHGKQIREAARLMSNARRPVLYVGGGVLKAGATEGLRKLAELTGIPVITTLMALGAFPDSHRQHLGMPGMHGTVAAVYGLQKADLIVALGARFDDRVTGKLDSFAPDAAVVHADIDPAEIGKNRHADVPIVGDARHVIDELLAAVNAERAAGRGTDLTDWWAQLDDLRERYPLGYEEPSDGTLSPQYVIKRLGEIVGPDAIYVAGVGQHQMWASQFISYEKPQTWLNSGGLGTMGYAVPAAMGAKVGMPDTVVWAIDGDGCFQMTNQELATCALEGIPVKIAVINNGNLGMVRQWQTLFYGERYSNTDLGTHKHRIPDFVKLAEALGCIGLRCENAEDVDKTIEAAMSINDVPVVIDFVVGKDAMVWPMVPAGTSNDEIMFARGVRPTFDEDDL, from the coding sequence ATGACGAGACCCACGCCAGAGACCCTCGCCCACTCCGCCCGGCGGGCCCGTAGCGCCGCCGAGACCACCGACGCCGCCCGCGCCGCCGCCCCCACCCCGGCGGTACGCCCCACCCAGGCCCAGGCCCAGGTCTCGGGCGCCGGTTCGCTGGTGCGTTCCCTTGAGGCGCTCGGCGTCGACGTCGTCTTCGGTATCCCGGGTGGCGCGATCCTGCCGGCGTACGACCCGCTCTACGACTCGACCGTCCGGCACATCCTGGTCCGGCACGAGCAGGGCGCCGGGCACGCGGCCACCGGCTACGCGCAGGCCACCGGACGGGTCGGTGTGTGCATCGCCACCTCCGGGCCGGGCGCGACGAACCTGGTCACCCCGATCGCCGACGCGTACATGGACTCGGTGCCGCTGGTGGCGATCACCGGTCAGGTGGCGCGGCCCTCGATCGGTACGGACGCCTTCCAGGAAGCGGACATCCAGGGCATCACGCTGCCGGTGACCAAGCACAACTTCCTGGTGCAGAACGCCACCGAGATCCCGCGGGTGCTGGCCGAGGCGTTCCACCTGGCCTCGACCGGCCGTCCCGGCCCGGTCCTGGTGGACATCCCCAAGGACGTGCTCCAGGCGCCGACCACCTTCGCCTGGCCGCCCACCCTGGACCTGCCCGGCTACCGGCCCACCCTGCACCCGCACGGCAAGCAGATCCGGGAGGCGGCCCGGCTGATGAGCAACGCCCGCCGTCCGGTGCTCTACGTCGGCGGCGGTGTGCTCAAGGCCGGTGCCACCGAGGGCCTGCGCAAGCTGGCCGAGCTGACCGGCATTCCGGTGATCACCACGCTGATGGCGCTGGGCGCCTTCCCCGACTCGCACCGGCAGCACCTGGGCATGCCCGGCATGCACGGTACCGTCGCCGCGGTCTACGGCCTGCAGAAGGCCGACCTGATCGTGGCGCTGGGCGCCCGGTTCGACGACCGGGTCACCGGCAAGCTGGACTCGTTCGCCCCGGATGCCGCAGTGGTGCACGCCGACATCGACCCGGCCGAGATCGGCAAGAACCGGCACGCGGACGTGCCGATCGTGGGCGACGCCCGGCACGTCATCGACGAGCTGCTGGCGGCGGTCAACGCCGAGCGGGCCGCCGGCCGTGGCACCGACCTCACCGACTGGTGGGCGCAGCTCGACGACCTGCGTGAGCGGTACCCGCTGGGCTACGAGGAACCGAGCGACGGCACCCTCTCCCCGCAGTACGTGATCAAGCGGCTGGGGGAGATCGTCGGACCGGACGCGATCTACGTGGCCGGGGTCGGCCAGCACCAGATGTGGGCCTCCCAGTTCATCTCGTACGAGAAGCCGCAGACCTGGCTGAACTCCGGCGGCCTCGGCACCATGGGGTACGCGGTGCCGGCGGCGATGGGCGCCAAGGTCGGCATGCCGGACACGGTGGTCTGGGCGATCGACGGCGACGGCTGCTTCCAGATGACCAACCAGGAGTTGGCCACCTGCGCCCTGGAGGGCATCCCCGTCAAGATCGCTGTGATCAACAACGGCAACCTCGGCATGGTTCGCCAGTGGCAGACCCTGTTCTACGGCGAGCGGTACTCCAACACCGACCTCGGCACGCACAAGCACCGCATCCCGGACTTCGTCAAGCTCGCCGAGGCGCTGGGCTGCATCGGGCTGCGCTGCGAGAACGCCGAGGACGTCGACAAGACCATCGAGGCCGCGATGTCCATCAATGACGTGCCCGTGGTGATCGACTTCGTGGTCGGCAAGGACGCCATGGTCTGGCCGATGGTCCCCGCCGGCACCAGCAACGACGAGATCATGTTCGCCCGTGGCGTCCGCCCGACCTTCGACGAGGATGACCTTTAA
- a CDS encoding putative bifunctional diguanylate cyclase/phosphodiesterase: MHTPPAMIGVAVSSALVAVAAGVLLAMAVRRRSAPHRTAYALLAAGGVIALLTLLVGVTEALWVDGHWAHEQAQRTGWATLVAFGTAASSLLFGAGLLRMPGVAGSASSAARLALDGVIVGAALWFVGWVLLSEPTRLFGAATPTACPAILLASASAALSTGLAAIMVFRAPPPRQHLAVLGGGITVATGGGLAVAAGLCQGGPGVTFTGAAVLALGLLAAALAVRRIDPPDQVAVDVIRRDSEYAVVPMVAMAASAMYHLLQDGRFDGPAIVAGSIEGFALVARQYLTLHDVRAYARRLAEREAHFRQLAHTDALTGLANRRGLSQALHRAAETRVPCVLLGLDLDGFKNVNDMRGHDVGDAVLAEVGRRLRGNLRPGDLAARLGGDEFAVLMHGGPAEAGVVAERLLKVLGGAYEQSEGPVFLSVSIGLAGWAEEPDVELLLRQADAALRYAKQRGKNRIERYDGAYDRLLRRRTTLEHELRGAIERDELRLVFQPVASLPSVRPVGAEALLRWRHPELGNVRPDEFIPLAEECGMIAKLGAWVLHQACYQLSRWLAEGHDVWVSVNVSPRELHAAEYVVQVAEALRAHHVPPQRLVLEVTEHAVATDLDELIRRLTALRLTGVRIALDDFGAGYSSLGQLRRLPIDILKIDHSLVAEHEPVRPVGRDGPAFAPMVDIVMRLGHQLGLEVIAEGVTNPTEMAAVVAAGCRFGQGALFGWGVPAEHLEAMLEAATSPGARPVRPVPVDGTPVSPFRSPLPPAVESASEHVGPGVGGVPDGTRRDP; this comes from the coding sequence GTGCACACACCCCCGGCCATGATCGGTGTCGCGGTGTCGAGCGCACTGGTCGCCGTCGCGGCCGGTGTGTTGCTCGCCATGGCGGTACGCCGCCGGTCCGCCCCGCACCGCACGGCGTACGCGTTGCTGGCCGCGGGCGGCGTGATCGCCCTGCTGACCCTGCTGGTCGGGGTGACGGAGGCGCTCTGGGTCGACGGGCACTGGGCACACGAGCAGGCGCAACGCACCGGTTGGGCCACGCTGGTCGCGTTCGGCACGGCGGCGAGCAGCCTGCTCTTCGGCGCCGGCCTGCTCCGGATGCCCGGGGTCGCCGGCTCGGCGAGTTCGGCCGCCCGGCTGGCCCTGGACGGGGTGATCGTCGGCGCCGCGCTGTGGTTCGTGGGGTGGGTGTTGCTCTCCGAGCCGACCCGGCTGTTCGGCGCGGCCACTCCGACGGCCTGCCCGGCGATCCTGCTCGCCTCGGCCAGCGCGGCGCTGAGCACCGGGCTGGCCGCGATCATGGTCTTCCGCGCGCCGCCGCCCCGGCAGCACCTCGCGGTGCTGGGCGGCGGGATCACCGTGGCCACCGGTGGCGGGCTGGCCGTCGCGGCCGGGCTCTGTCAGGGCGGGCCGGGCGTGACCTTCACCGGTGCGGCAGTGCTCGCCCTGGGCCTGCTCGCCGCCGCACTGGCCGTACGCCGGATCGATCCGCCCGACCAGGTCGCCGTCGACGTGATCCGCCGCGACAGCGAGTACGCGGTGGTGCCGATGGTCGCGATGGCCGCCTCGGCGATGTACCACCTGTTGCAGGACGGTCGGTTCGACGGTCCGGCCATCGTCGCCGGCAGCATCGAGGGGTTCGCCCTGGTGGCCCGGCAGTACCTCACCCTGCACGACGTGCGGGCCTACGCCCGGCGGCTCGCCGAGCGGGAGGCGCACTTCCGCCAGCTCGCGCACACCGACGCGCTCACCGGCCTGGCCAACCGGCGGGGGCTCTCGCAGGCGTTGCACCGGGCCGCCGAGACCCGGGTGCCGTGCGTCCTGCTCGGTCTGGACCTGGACGGCTTCAAGAACGTCAACGACATGCGCGGTCACGACGTGGGTGACGCGGTGCTGGCCGAGGTGGGCCGGCGGCTGCGCGGCAACCTGCGCCCCGGCGACCTGGCTGCCCGGCTCGGCGGCGACGAGTTCGCGGTGCTCATGCACGGTGGCCCGGCCGAGGCGGGGGTGGTGGCCGAGCGGCTGCTCAAGGTGCTCGGCGGCGCCTACGAGCAGTCCGAGGGGCCGGTGTTCCTCTCGGTCAGCATCGGCTTGGCGGGCTGGGCCGAGGAGCCCGACGTCGAGCTGCTGCTGCGCCAGGCGGACGCCGCGCTGCGCTACGCCAAGCAGCGCGGCAAGAACCGCATCGAGCGCTACGACGGGGCGTACGACCGGTTGCTGCGCCGCCGGACGACGCTGGAACACGAGCTGCGCGGCGCGATCGAGCGCGACGAGCTGCGGTTGGTCTTCCAGCCGGTGGCCTCGTTGCCGTCGGTGCGCCCGGTCGGCGCCGAGGCGCTGCTGCGCTGGCGTCACCCGGAGTTGGGCAACGTCCGGCCGGACGAGTTCATCCCGCTCGCCGAGGAGTGCGGGATGATAGCCAAGCTCGGCGCGTGGGTGCTGCACCAGGCGTGCTACCAGTTGTCCCGCTGGCTCGCCGAGGGGCACGACGTCTGGGTGTCGGTCAACGTCTCGCCGCGCGAGCTGCACGCCGCCGAGTACGTGGTGCAGGTCGCCGAGGCGCTGCGCGCGCACCACGTCCCGCCGCAGCGACTGGTGCTGGAGGTCACCGAACACGCGGTCGCCACCGACCTGGACGAGCTGATCCGGCGGCTGACCGCGCTGCGCCTGACCGGTGTGCGGATCGCGCTGGACGACTTCGGGGCCGGCTACTCGTCCCTGGGGCAGCTGCGTCGGCTCCCGATCGACATCCTCAAGATCGACCACAGTCTGGTCGCCGAGCACGAGCCGGTCCGGCCGGTGGGGCGCGACGGCCCGGCCTTCGCGCCGATGGTCGACATCGTGATGCGGCTGGGCCACCAGCTCGGGTTGGAGGTCATCGCCGAGGGCGTGACCAACCCCACGGAAATGGCCGCGGTGGTCGCCGCCGGCTGCCGGTTCGGTCAGGGAGCGCTGTTCGGCTGGGGCGTACCGGCCGAGCACCTGGAGGCGATGCTGGAGGCGGCGACGTCGCCGGGTGCCCGCCCGGTCCGCCCGGTGCCGGTGGACGGGACACCTGTGAGCCCCTTCCGGTCGCCCCTGCCGCCTGCGGTCGAGAGCGCGTCCGAGCATGTCGGGCCGGGTGTGGGCGGCGTGCCGGACGGGACGCGCCGAGATCCGTGA
- the ilvD gene encoding dihydroxy-acid dehydratase, which yields MPELRSKTSTHGRTMAGARALWRATGMTDDDFGKPIVAIANSFTQFVPGHVHLKDLGGLVADAVAEAGGVGREFNTIAVDDGIAMGHGGMLYSLPSRELIADAVEYMVNAHCADVLVCISNCDKITPGMLLAALRLNIPTVFVSGGPMEAGKTVAIEGVVHSKIDLIDAMIASSNEVVTDDQLDAIERSACPTCGSCSGMFTANSMNCLTEAIGLALPGNGSTLATHAARRSLFVEAGRTAVEIAKRWYDHDDASVLPRVVASRAAFENAVALDVAMGGSTNTILHLLAAAREAEMDFTVADIDAISRRVPCLAKVAPNSPQYHMEDVHRAGGIPAILGELDRAGLLHRDVHAVHSPSLSQWLADWDVRGGSATPKAIELFHAAPGGVRTTEPFSTTNRWSSLDTDAAGGCIHDREHAYSADGGLAILHGNLAPDGCVVKTAGVPEECLTFRGPAKVYESQDDAVTAILAKEIVAGDVVVIRYEGPKGGPGMQEMLYPTSFLKGRGLGRACALLTDGRFSGGTSGLSIGHVSPEAASGGLIALVAPGDEIVIDIPNRSIDLNVPADVLEARRIAQEKRDRPYTPVDRQRPVSAALRAYASMATSASDGAYRRVPE from the coding sequence ATGCCTGAGCTGCGGTCGAAGACCTCCACGCACGGTCGGACGATGGCCGGTGCCCGGGCCCTGTGGCGGGCCACCGGGATGACCGACGACGATTTCGGCAAGCCGATCGTCGCCATCGCGAACAGTTTCACCCAGTTCGTGCCCGGCCACGTACATCTCAAGGACCTCGGCGGGCTGGTCGCCGACGCGGTGGCCGAGGCCGGCGGGGTGGGTCGGGAGTTCAACACGATCGCGGTCGACGACGGCATCGCCATGGGCCACGGCGGCATGCTCTACTCCCTGCCCAGCCGGGAGTTGATCGCCGACGCGGTGGAGTACATGGTCAACGCGCACTGCGCGGACGTCCTGGTCTGCATCTCCAACTGCGACAAGATCACCCCCGGGATGCTGCTGGCCGCGCTGCGGCTGAACATCCCGACTGTCTTCGTCTCCGGCGGGCCGATGGAGGCCGGCAAGACGGTCGCGATCGAGGGCGTCGTCCACTCCAAGATCGATCTGATCGACGCGATGATCGCCTCCTCGAACGAGGTTGTCACCGACGACCAACTCGACGCCATCGAGCGCTCCGCCTGCCCGACCTGCGGCTCCTGCTCCGGCATGTTCACTGCGAACTCGATGAACTGCCTTACCGAGGCGATCGGGCTGGCGCTACCGGGCAACGGGTCGACGCTGGCCACCCACGCCGCCCGGCGGTCGCTCTTCGTCGAGGCAGGCCGCACCGCCGTGGAGATCGCCAAGCGGTGGTACGACCACGACGACGCCTCGGTGCTGCCGAGGGTGGTCGCCTCCCGGGCCGCATTCGAGAACGCCGTCGCGCTGGACGTGGCGATGGGCGGTTCGACGAACACGATCCTGCACCTGCTGGCCGCCGCCCGCGAGGCCGAGATGGACTTCACCGTGGCCGACATCGACGCGATCTCCCGCCGGGTGCCCTGCCTGGCCAAGGTCGCCCCGAACTCGCCCCAGTACCACATGGAGGACGTGCACCGGGCCGGCGGCATCCCGGCCATCCTGGGCGAACTCGACCGTGCCGGGCTGCTGCACCGCGACGTGCACGCGGTGCACTCCCCCTCGCTTTCGCAGTGGCTGGCCGACTGGGACGTGCGGGGCGGCTCGGCGACCCCGAAGGCGATCGAACTGTTCCACGCCGCACCCGGTGGCGTACGCACCACCGAGCCCTTTTCCACCACCAACCGCTGGTCGAGCCTGGACACCGACGCCGCGGGCGGCTGCATCCACGACCGGGAGCACGCGTACAGCGCCGACGGCGGGCTGGCCATCCTGCACGGCAACCTCGCGCCGGACGGCTGCGTGGTGAAGACCGCAGGCGTGCCCGAGGAGTGCCTGACCTTCCGCGGCCCGGCGAAGGTCTACGAGTCGCAGGACGACGCGGTCACCGCCATCCTGGCCAAGGAGATCGTCGCCGGGGACGTGGTGGTGATCCGCTACGAGGGCCCCAAGGGCGGCCCCGGCATGCAGGAGATGCTCTACCCCACCTCGTTCCTCAAGGGCCGAGGGCTGGGCCGGGCCTGCGCGCTGCTCACCGACGGCCGGTTCTCCGGCGGCACCTCCGGGCTCTCCATCGGGCACGTCTCCCCCGAGGCGGCCTCCGGCGGCCTGATCGCGCTGGTGGCGCCGGGCGACGAGATCGTCATCGACATCCCGAACCGGTCGATCGACCTGAACGTGCCAGCCGACGTGCTGGAGGCCCGCCGGATCGCCCAGGAGAAGCGGGACCGCCCGTACACCCCGGTCGACCGGCAGCGTCCGGTCTCCGCCGCCCTGCGCGCGTACGCCTCGATGGCTACCTCGGCCAGCGACGGCGCCTACCGCCGCGTCCCCGAGTGA
- a CDS encoding VOC family protein, producing MTMNAISRSQVYVLDQDEALDFYVGKLGLEVHTDQDLGFMRWLTVNLPGDRQREILLEKPGPPSLDPATAEQVRELLTKGAAGGFLFMTTDDAHKTYEDLVAKGVDITDEPMERPYGTDFGIRDPFGNKIRIGQMSVQP from the coding sequence ATGACGATGAACGCAATCAGCCGCTCCCAGGTCTACGTCCTCGACCAGGACGAGGCGCTCGACTTCTACGTGGGCAAGCTCGGCCTGGAGGTGCACACCGACCAGGATCTGGGCTTCATGCGGTGGCTCACGGTGAACCTGCCCGGTGACCGCCAGCGCGAGATCCTGCTGGAGAAGCCCGGCCCGCCGAGCCTCGACCCGGCCACCGCCGAGCAGGTCCGGGAGCTGCTCACCAAGGGGGCGGCCGGCGGCTTCCTCTTCATGACCACCGATGACGCCCACAAGACGTACGAGGACCTCGTCGCCAAGGGCGTCGACATCACCGACGAGCCGATGGAACGGCCGTACGGGACCGATTTCGGCATCCGCGACCCGTTCGGCAACAAGATCCGCATCGGGCAGATGTCCGTGCAGCCCTGA
- a CDS encoding helix-turn-helix domain-containing protein — translation MSRAVEQTNRAMLRARDAMDRAYAQPLDIPTLARIAYVSEAHFIRTFRATFGETPHRYLQRRRVERAMYLLLHTEQDVTEVCHAVGFGSLGTFSRTFRQIVGESPTDYRKRRTAPAAPVPGCFTKAWKRPSSFG, via the coding sequence GTGAGCAGGGCGGTCGAGCAGACGAACCGGGCGATGCTGCGCGCCCGGGACGCGATGGACCGCGCGTACGCGCAACCTCTGGACATCCCGACGTTGGCGAGGATCGCATACGTCTCCGAGGCGCATTTCATCCGCACGTTCCGGGCGACCTTCGGCGAGACGCCGCACCGTTACCTGCAACGGCGTCGGGTGGAGCGGGCCATGTACCTCCTCCTGCACACCGAGCAGGACGTGACCGAGGTGTGCCATGCGGTCGGGTTCGGCAGTCTCGGCACGTTCAGCCGTACCTTCCGACAGATCGTCGGCGAGTCGCCCACCGACTACCGCAAGCGGCGGACGGCGCCAGCCGCGCCGGTGCCGGGCTGCTTCACCAAGGCGTGGAAGAGGCCGAGCAGTTTTGGATAA
- a CDS encoding helix-turn-helix domain-containing protein, with protein MARAERPLDPTAGPVQAFAAELRRLRDAGGRPTYEALARRAHRSASSLSEAAGGRKLPTLDTTLAYVRALGGDETEWTDRWQATAGAQAADGATAAGEATGTPGGVPPADDGVVPSVEDRTPSEAVASTPRRRSRRTRGALALAAVMVVGFATLPWFAGGFRAGAGRDAAPMDAESPASRSEQPGSATGAPEVRDGTDPKDTGCAADPAVTTVDSTAVLLDDRVVGTAELRYSPACGASWPRFVPVPAAAEVPRPAQIQLTVRDGDDADRRADFAMDYAGISTFGNLLNSTRTCVWVQVQLSGQSWTSPVARTGCWRGATQVRPIP; from the coding sequence ATGGCCCGGGCGGAGCGTCCCCTGGACCCCACCGCTGGTCCTGTCCAGGCGTTCGCGGCCGAGCTACGCAGGTTGCGGGACGCAGGCGGACGACCCACCTACGAGGCGCTGGCACGCCGGGCACACCGGTCGGCCAGTTCGTTGTCGGAGGCCGCCGGCGGGCGGAAGCTCCCCACGCTGGACACCACACTGGCCTACGTCCGTGCGCTCGGGGGCGACGAGACCGAGTGGACCGATCGGTGGCAGGCGACCGCAGGGGCTCAGGCCGCCGACGGGGCGACAGCCGCCGGTGAGGCAACGGGAACACCGGGCGGTGTTCCACCCGCCGACGACGGAGTCGTGCCGTCCGTCGAGGACAGGACACCGTCGGAGGCGGTCGCCAGTACGCCGCGTCGACGCAGCCGACGTACCCGGGGCGCCCTGGCCCTGGCTGCCGTGATGGTCGTGGGGTTCGCGACCCTGCCCTGGTTCGCCGGGGGATTCCGGGCGGGCGCAGGGCGGGATGCGGCTCCGATGGACGCGGAGTCACCGGCGTCACGGTCCGAACAGCCAGGCTCGGCGACCGGCGCTCCGGAGGTACGCGACGGCACCGACCCGAAGGACACCGGCTGCGCGGCCGATCCCGCAGTGACCACCGTGGACAGCACCGCGGTGCTGCTTGACGACCGGGTGGTCGGGACGGCCGAGCTGCGCTACTCGCCGGCCTGCGGGGCGAGTTGGCCGCGATTCGTGCCGGTGCCGGCAGCGGCGGAGGTGCCTCGTCCCGCACAGATCCAGCTCACCGTGCGCGACGGCGACGATGCCGACCGGCGGGCCGACTTCGCGATGGACTACGCCGGCATCTCCACCTTCGGCAACCTGTTGAACAGCACGCGGACCTGTGTCTGGGTCCAGGTGCAGTTGTCCGGCCAGAGCTGGACCTCGCCGGTGGCGCGGACCGGCTGCTGGCGAGGTGCCACTCAGGTCAGGCCGATCCCCTGA
- a CDS encoding DUF2690 domain-containing protein, with protein MTMRLSRRLAATAAASALTASMLIATPASAACSGYGCDGTDPADTGCSSGAQNATANPAYIMQGSTTLAVVELRWSPSCKTNWGRISNRVSPHNRVEVYVYRSNPYATTSSYGGTGTQYYGDQLYGQNMTVCAVGKVVTASGTTINSSPLCA; from the coding sequence ATGACGATGCGCCTGTCCCGACGACTGGCGGCCACCGCCGCCGCCAGCGCCCTCACGGCCAGCATGCTGATCGCGACGCCCGCCAGCGCCGCATGCAGTGGGTACGGCTGTGACGGCACCGACCCGGCGGACACCGGTTGTTCCAGCGGCGCCCAGAACGCCACCGCCAACCCGGCGTACATCATGCAGGGCTCCACGACGCTGGCCGTGGTGGAGCTGCGCTGGAGCCCGAGCTGCAAGACCAACTGGGGCCGGATCTCCAACCGGGTGAGCCCGCACAACCGTGTCGAGGTATACGTGTACCGGTCGAACCCGTACGCCACCACCAGCAGCTACGGCGGCACCGGCACCCAGTACTACGGCGACCAGCTCTACGGACAGAACATGACGGTCTGCGCGGTCGGCAAGGTGGTGACCGCCTCGGGGACCACGATCAACAGTTCCCCCCTCTGCGCCTGA
- a CDS encoding glycoside hydrolase family 2 protein, with amino-acid sequence MSDARGSRSVRLPLHDGWTLRSVPGPQVPPEVDGRVVAATVPGCVHTDLLAADLIPDPYLDDNETALAWIGRTDWVYETTFDRPDGDHQRLDLVCAGLDTVATITLNGVEVGRTENMHRAYRFDLTSLLRAEDNNLVVHFDSAYRYAEAQRDRLGDRPNAYPEPFQFIRKMACNFGWDWGPTLVTAGIWQEIGLHGWSTARLAMVRPLVIVEGHTGRAELHVEVDRVTDVPVTVHAEVAGVAAEAAEVTIPAGERSALLTVTVDRPELWWPRGHGDQPRYDLTVTLRGPDGAALDDWHRRIGFRSVRLDTTPDAHGAPFTLHVNDVPLFVRGVNWIPDDVFPTRVTRDRLAHRFDQAEAANVNLLRVWGGGRYESDDFYDLADERGLLVQQDFLFACAAYPEEEPLRTEVVTEAAEQVTRLAGHPSLVLWTGNNENIWGWHDWDWQQPLAGRTWGHGYYLDLLPRIVAELDPTRPYWPGSPYSGRDDVHPNDPAYGTTHIWDVWNTDDYTKYREHLPRFVAEFGYQAPPAYATLRRALSDEPLAHDSPGMAHHQKATDGDLKLRRGLDAHLPVPRDFDDWHYLTQLNQARAIQLGVEHFRSHRGYCMGTIVWQLNDCWPVTSWAAVDGDGRRKPLWYALRRSYADRLLTVQPRDGGPALVAVNDSGRPWHATTTVTRLTLAGDPRAKTTLELAVPAHTSVTLELPAELTRPDEARDELLVADAGPDRARWFFAEDRDVHWPTASFDAVVEEADGTQRVRVTARTILRDLTLFPDRLDPSAEVDEALVTLLPGESTTFVVRSSTPLDPTALTSRPVLRCVNDR; translated from the coding sequence TTGAGCGACGCACGGGGGAGCCGGTCGGTCCGGTTACCGCTGCACGACGGCTGGACCCTGCGGTCGGTGCCCGGCCCACAGGTGCCACCGGAGGTCGACGGCCGGGTGGTGGCGGCCACCGTCCCCGGCTGCGTGCACACCGACCTGCTGGCGGCAGACCTGATCCCCGACCCGTACCTGGACGACAACGAGACCGCGCTGGCCTGGATCGGCCGCACCGACTGGGTGTACGAGACCACGTTCGACCGGCCCGACGGCGACCACCAGCGCCTCGACCTGGTCTGCGCGGGGCTGGACACGGTCGCCACGATCACGCTCAACGGGGTCGAGGTCGGCCGCACCGAGAACATGCACCGGGCGTACCGCTTCGACCTCACCTCGCTGCTGCGGGCCGAGGACAACAACCTCGTCGTCCACTTCGACTCCGCCTACCGGTACGCCGAGGCGCAGCGCGACCGGCTCGGTGACCGCCCCAACGCGTACCCGGAGCCGTTCCAGTTCATCCGCAAGATGGCGTGCAACTTCGGCTGGGACTGGGGACCGACCCTGGTCACCGCCGGCATCTGGCAGGAGATCGGCCTGCACGGCTGGTCGACCGCCCGGCTGGCGATGGTGCGCCCGCTGGTCATTGTCGAGGGACACACCGGCCGGGCGGAGCTGCACGTCGAGGTCGACCGCGTCACCGACGTGCCGGTCACCGTGCACGCCGAGGTGGCCGGCGTGGCGGCCGAGGCCGCCGAGGTGACGATCCCGGCGGGGGAGCGGTCGGCACTGCTGACCGTCACCGTCGACCGACCCGAGCTGTGGTGGCCGCGCGGCCACGGCGATCAGCCCCGCTACGACCTGACGGTGACGCTGCGCGGGCCGGACGGTGCGGCGCTCGACGACTGGCACCGCCGGATCGGTTTCCGTTCGGTACGCCTGGACACCACCCCCGACGCGCACGGCGCTCCCTTCACGCTGCACGTCAACGACGTGCCCCTCTTCGTACGCGGGGTGAACTGGATCCCCGACGACGTCTTCCCCACCCGGGTCACCCGGGACCGTCTGGCGCACCGCTTCGACCAGGCCGAGGCGGCCAACGTCAACCTGCTGCGGGTCTGGGGCGGCGGTCGGTACGAGTCGGACGACTTCTATGACCTGGCCGACGAGCGGGGCCTGCTGGTGCAGCAGGACTTCCTCTTCGCCTGCGCGGCGTACCCGGAGGAGGAGCCGCTGCGCACCGAGGTGGTCACCGAGGCCGCCGAACAGGTGACCCGGCTGGCCGGGCACCCGTCGCTGGTGCTGTGGACCGGCAACAACGAGAACATCTGGGGCTGGCACGACTGGGACTGGCAGCAGCCGCTCGCCGGACGCACCTGGGGACACGGCTACTACCTGGACCTGCTGCCCCGGATCGTCGCCGAGCTGGACCCGACCCGCCCGTACTGGCCCGGCAGCCCCTACTCCGGCCGCGACGACGTCCACCCCAACGACCCGGCGTACGGCACCACGCACATCTGGGACGTCTGGAACACCGACGACTACACGAAGTACCGCGAGCACCTGCCCCGGTTCGTCGCCGAGTTCGGCTACCAGGCCCCACCCGCGTACGCCACGCTGCGGCGGGCCCTGTCCGACGAGCCGTTGGCCCACGACTCGCCCGGCATGGCGCACCACCAGAAGGCCACCGACGGCGACCTCAAGCTGCGCCGAGGACTGGACGCCCACCTGCCCGTGCCGCGCGACTTCGACGACTGGCACTACCTGACCCAGCTCAACCAGGCCCGCGCCATCCAACTCGGCGTCGAGCACTTCCGCTCCCACCGGGGCTACTGCATGGGCACCATCGTCTGGCAGCTCAACGACTGCTGGCCGGTCACCTCGTGGGCCGCCGTCGACGGCGACGGTCGCCGCAAGCCCCTCTGGTACGCGTTGCGCCGGTCCTACGCCGACCGCCTGCTCACCGTCCAGCCCCGCGACGGCGGCCCGGCCCTGGTCGCGGTCAACGACAGCGGCCGGCCGTGGCACGCGACGACCACGGTCACCCGGCTCACCCTGGCCGGGGACCCGCGCGCCAAGACCACCCTGGAGCTTGCGGTGCCGGCCCATACCTCGGTGACGCTGGAGCTGCCGGCGGAGCTGACCCGGCCGGACGAGGCCCGGGACGAACTGCTCGTCGCGGATGCCGGCCCCGACCGGGCACGCTGGTTCTTCGCCGAGGACCGCGACGTCCACTGGCCGACCGCGTCCTTCGACGCCGTGGTGGAAGAGGCCGACGGCACCCAGCGGGTACGCGTCACCGCCCGCACCATCCTGCGCGATCTGACCCTCTTCCCCGACCGGCTCGACCCGTCCGCCGAGGTCGACGAGGCCCTGGTGACGCTGCTGCCCGGCGAGTCGACGACCTTCGTCGTGCGGTCGTCGACGCCCCTGGACCCGACCGCCCTCACCAGCCGCCCGGTACTCCGCTGCGTGAACGACCGTTGA